The following are encoded together in the Xiphophorus hellerii strain 12219 chromosome 3, Xiphophorus_hellerii-4.1, whole genome shotgun sequence genome:
- the tmem147 gene encoding BOS complex subunit TMEM147 → MTLFHFGNCFALAYFPYFITYKCSGLSEYNAFWRCVQAGATYLFVQLCKMLFLATFFPTWEGGAGAYDFVGEFMKSTVDLADLLGLHLVMSRNAGKGEYKIMVAAMGWATAELVMSRFLPLWVGARGIEFDWKYIQMSFDSNISLVHYIAMAAVVWMFTRYDLPKTFRLPVTVLLALCVYKAFLIELFVHVFVLGSWTVLLVKAVLTGAVSLCSLFLFVTLVHSN, encoded by the exons ATGACACTTTTTCACTTTGGAAACTGCTTTGCCCTGGCTTATTTCCCTTACTTCATCACATACAAATGCAGTGGCCT CTCGGAGTATAATGCTTTCTGGAGATGCGTCCAGGCAGGAGCAACGTACCTGTTTGTCCAACTTTGCAAA ATGCTTTTTCTCGCTACATTTTTCCCAACCTGGGAAGGAGGAGCCGGCGCTTATGACTTTGTAGGG GAGTTCATGAAGTCCACAGTGGACCTGGCTGACCTGCTGGGTCTCCATCTGGTGATGTCTCGTAATGCTGGGAAGGGAGAGTATAAGATCATGGTCGCTGCCATGGGCTGGGCGACGGCAGAGCTTGTGATGTCGAG GTTTCTTCCCCTGTGGGTCGGTGCCAGAGGAATCGAGTTTGATTGGAAGTACATCCAGATGAGCTTTGACTCAAACATTAGTTTG GTCCATTACATCGCCATGGCGGCTGTTGTGTGGATGTTCACTCGATACGACCTCCCTAAGACCTTCAGGCTGCCTGTTACTGTGCTGCTGGCTCTGTGTGTGTACAAAGCCTTTTTAATAGA GTTGTTTGTCCATGTCTTCGTGCTGGGCAGCTGGACGGTGTTGCTGGTGAAAGCCGTCCTGACTGGCGCCGTTTCTCTCTGCTCACTTTTCCTGTTTGTCACTCTGGTTCACAGCAActga
- the LOC116716746 gene encoding uncharacterized protein LOC116716746: MGRKGCSALVLLLLFNVVAWMEAEVQKTIFFPSQKLPWEKARLYCQKYYIDMVTWDTVDPNVLTTLLLEEGFTNVWIGLRQDPEESLVWRWINVKTGEGLTGDEVSGSKNWVLGQALGASCGSYNSLSKKWESSLCSLERSFICYADNLVVVTENKTWEEALNRCREMTNASFKYDLLSVTNSSDYGYVSDRIYRATTDEVWTGLRFLGGEWWWSDGDMLDHREMLPDCPSQWQHCGTVSKYNTTNWTGRDCSERRNFICSYEEVVNEDDLPSRNE; the protein is encoded by the exons ATGGGGAGGAAAGGCTGCTCTGCGCTCGtgcttctcctcctctttaACGTTGTGGCCTGGATGGAAGCTGAGgttcaaaaaacaattttctttccGTCTCAGAAGCTGCCATGGGAGAAAGCAAGACTGTACTGCCAGAAGTACTACATAGACATGGTCACCTGGGACACGGTGGACCCAAACGTGCTGAcgacgctgctgctggaagaggGCTTCACTAATGTCTGGATTGGTTTACGCCAGGATCCTGAGGAGTCATTGGTCTGGAGGTGGATCAATGTGAA AACTGGTGAAGGCTTGACTGGTGATGAAGTCTCTGGCAGCAAGAACTGGGTCTTGGGACAGGCACTCGGCGCCAGCTGTGGCTCCTACAACAGCCTCAGCAAAAAGTGGGAAAGCTCCCTCTGCTCTTTAGAGCGGTCCTTCATCTGCTACGCTGACAACCTGGTTGTAGTGACTGAGAACAAAACCTGGGAGGAGGCTCTGAATCGCTGCAGGGAAATGACAAACGCGTCCTTCAAATACGACCTCCTGAGCGTTACCAACTCGTCTGACTACGGCTACGTCAGCGATCGGATCTACAGAGCCACCACCGACGAG GTTTGGACAGGATTGCGTTTCCTGGGAGGGGAGTGGTGGTGGTCCGACGGAGACATGTTGGACCACCGGGAGATGCTGCCGGACTGTCCGAGCCAGTGGCAACACTGCGGGACCGTCTCCAAATATAACACAACTAACTGGACCGGCAGGGACTGCTCAGAAAGAAGAAACTTCATCTGCTCTTATGAAGAAGTTGTAAATGAGGATGATTTGCCCTCTAGAAATGAATAG
- the sult2st3 gene encoding sulfotransferase family 2, cytosolic sulfotransferase 3, translated as MPSSEELSLEYQGLLLPRETHSAESLKFAQEFALKDDDVLAVTYPKSGTIWMQEILPLVLSGGDLTPVQTVVNWDRVPWLEEKRLAQVVDKLASPRALVTHFQYSFMPPSFRTSKAKVVYVMRNPKDVLVSSYYFHQMAAFLEDPGTFDEFMEIFLDGRVVFGKWTDHVKSWKNAELGDRILFITYEEMVQDLPASIRRISDFLRRNLSEDVIQKIAEHCSFQSMKANAMSNFSLCPKEYMDSDKSPFLRKGIAGDWKNHFNSEQLARFKSVITKELEGENFSLPWSLD; from the exons ATGCCTTCTTCCGAGGAGCTTTCCCTGGAGTACCAGGGACTTCTGCTTCCCAGAGAGACTCACTCTGCAGAGAGCTTGAAGTTTGCGCAGGAATTCGCTCTGAAAGATGATGATGTTCTCGCGGTTACGTACCCGAAGTCAG GGACGATCTGGATGCAGGAGATCCTCCCGCTGGTGCTTAGTGGCGGAGATCTGACTCCCGTCCAAACGGTCGTGAACTGGGACCGGGTCCCGTGGCTGGAGGAAAAGAGGCTGGCGCAGGTTGTGGATAAGCTGGCGTCGCCACGTGCACTCGTCACACATTTTCAATACAGCTTCATGCCGCCTTCCTTCCGCACCTCCAAAGCCAAA GTAGTCTATGTCATGAGGAACCCAAAAGACGTCCTGGTGTCTTCATATTACTTCCACCAGATGGCCGCCTTCCTGGAGGATCCGGGGACTTTTGATGAGTTCATGGAAATATTCCTGGATGGTAGAG tTGTCTTTGGGAAATGGACAGACCATGTAAAGAGTTGGAAAAATGCAGAGCTAGGAGACAGGATACTTTTCATCACTTATGAGGAAATGGTTCAG GACCTGCCCGCTTCCATCAGGCGCATTTCTGACTTCTTGCGCAGGAACCTGAGTGAAGACGTCATTCAGAAGATAGCGGAGCATTGCTCTTTCCAGAGCATGAAGGCCAACGCCATGTCCAACTTCAGCCTCTGCCCAAAGGAGTACATGGACAGCGACAAGTCTCCTTTCCTGAGGAAAG GGATCGCAGGAGACTGGAAAAACCACTTCAACTCAGAGCAGCTGGCCCGATTTAAGTCTGTGATCACTAAAGAGTTGGAGGGAGAGAACTTCTCTCTGCCGTGGAGCTTGGACTGA
- the LOC116717608 gene encoding putative C-type lectin domain family 20 member A produces the protein MGRNGRPELMLLLLFNAALLMETTLLKTIYLISQELTWTDARQFCQKNHIDMITWDIVDPNLLTKWLQEDQLTAVWIGLHEDPEQQSVWRWINVKTGEGLTGEDVSESSYWSNQTKNSYSCGSYNSSRKKWFSSVCSDTLPFVCYDDNLVLSTENKTWEEALDHCREMSSASYKYDLLSVTRPDFSYVRDRIYRATSEEVWTGLRFLGGEWWWSDGETLDQQEMMPDCPSQWQHCGTLSKYNTTNWTSRDCSERRNFICYYEKVYI, from the exons ATGGGGAGGAACGGCCGTCCTGAGTTGATGCTGCTGCTCCTTTTTAACGCTGCGCTTCTGATGGAAACCACGCTCCTAAAAACCATTTACTTGATTTCTCAGGAGCTGACATGGACCGATGCAAGACAGTTCTGCCAGAAGAACCACATAGACATGATTACTTGGGACATAGTAGACCCAAACCTGCTGACTAAGTGGCTGCAGGAAGATCAACTGACTGCAGTCTGGATTGGTTTGCATGAGGATCCTGAGCAACAGTCAGTCTGGAGGTGGATCAATGTAAA aactgGTGAAGGTTTGACAGGAGAGGATGTTTCAGAGAGCAGTTATTGGTccaatcaaacaaaaaacagctacAGCTGTGGCTCTTATAACAGTTCAAGAAAAAAGTGGTTCAGCAGTGTTTGCTCCGACACTCTTCCATTTGTCTGCTATGACGACAATCTGGTGCTGTCGACTGAGAACAAGACATGGGAGGAAGCCCTGGATCACTGCAGGGAAATGTCATCCGCCTCCTATAAGTACGACCTCCTGAGCGTTACAAGACCTGACTTTAGCTACGTCAGAGACCGGATCTACAGAGCCACCAGTGAAGAG GTTTGGACAGGATTGCGTTTTCTGGGAGGGGAGTGGTGGTGGTCGGACGGAGAGACGTTGGACCAACAGGAGATGATGCCGGACTGTCCGAGCCAGTGGCAACACTGTGGCACGCTGTCCAAGTACAACACAACTAACTGGACCAGCAGGGACTGCTCAGAAAGAAGAAACTTCATCTGCTATTATGAAAAAGTATACATATAG